In Oncorhynchus mykiss isolate Arlee chromosome 1, USDA_OmykA_1.1, whole genome shotgun sequence, the following proteins share a genomic window:
- the im:7152348 gene encoding E3 ubiquitin-protein ligase RNF169, with translation MVLCEDRECGVCYQPYSRQDRIPRVLHCRHTFCATCLETMSQPKSDMVTVCCPLCRQTTCVGRGLSLQEALWVNSRLWEYIPESKEEEEEVKEEEEEEEVKEEEEEERVEADRQTQASSQAECPTSKRSRKMLKFPAFLRKFSLTKPQHQESLVPGCGNVEMKSWRRLPTADTF, from the exons ATGGTTCTGTGTGAGGACAGGGAGTGTGGGGTGTGTTATCAGCCCTACTCCCGTCAGGATCGGATCCCCCGGGTGCTCCACTGTAGACACACCTTCTGTGCCACCTGCTTAGAGACCATGTCCCAGCCCAAGAGTGACATGGTCACCGTGTGCTGCCCGCTGTGCCGCCAGACCACCTGTGTAGGGCGCGGCCTCAGCCTTCAGGAGGCGCTGTGGGTCAACTCACGCCTCTGGGAATACATACCTGAGAgcaaagaagaggaggaggaggtgaaggaagaagaggaggaggaggaggtgaaggaagaagaggaggaggagagagtggaggctgacagacagacacaggcctCCTCACAGGCAGAATG CCCTACGTCGAAGCGCTCTAGAAAAATGCTGAAATTTCCGGCCTTCCTCAGGAAATTCAGTCTGACAAAACCACAGCATCAAGAGAGTCTCGTGCCTGGTTGTGGCAACGT GGAGATGAAATCCTGGCGCAGGCTTCCAACCGCTGACACTTTTTAG